A single window of Pogoniulus pusillus isolate bPogPus1 chromosome 11, bPogPus1.pri, whole genome shotgun sequence DNA harbors:
- the LOC135179389 gene encoding myosin heavy chain, skeletal muscle, adult-like isoform X2: protein MASGDAEMAVFGEAAPYLRKSEKERIEAQNKPFDAKTSVFVAHPKESFVKGTIQSKESGKVTVKTEKGETLTVKEDQVFSMNPPKYDKIEDMAMMTHLHEPAVLYNLKERYAAWMIYTYSGLFCVTVNPYKWLPVYNPEVVLAYRGKKRQEAPPHIFSISDNAYQFMLTDRENQSILITGESGAGKTVNTKRVIQYFATIAASGDKKKEEQQPTGKMQGTLEDQIISANPLLEAFGNAKTVRNDNSSRFGKFIRIHFGATGKLASADIETYLLEKSRVTFQLKAERSYHIFYQIMSNKKPELIDMLLITTNPYDFQFVSQGEITVPSIDDQEELMATDSAIDILGFSADEKVAIYKLTGAVMHYGNLKFKQKQREEQAEPDGTEVADKAAYLMGLNSAELLKALCYPRVKVGNEYVTKGQNVTQVNNAVGALAKAVYEKMFLWMVVRINQQLDTKQPRQYFIGVLDIAGFEIFDFNSFEQLCINFTNEKLQQFFNHHMFVLEQEEYKKEGIEWTFIDFGMDLAACIELIEKPMGIFSILEEECMFPKATDTSFKNKLYDQHLGKSSNFQKPKPAKGKAEAHFSLVHYAGTVDYNITGWLEKNKDPLNETVIGLYQKSSVKTLALLFANYGGADADAGGGGKKGAKKKGSSFQTVSALFRENLNKLMTNLRSTHPHFVRCIIPNETKTPGAMEHELVLHQLRCNGVLEGIRICRKGFPSRVLYADFKQRYKVLNASAIPEGQFIDSKKASEKLLGSIDVDHTQYKFGHTKVFFKAGLLGLLEEMRDEKLAQLITRTQAMCRGFLARVAYQKMVERRESIFCIQYNIRAFMNVKHWPWMKLFFKIKPLLKSAESEKEMANMKQEFEKTKEELAKSEAKRKELEEKMVALVKEKNDLQLQVQAEADSLADAEERCDQLIKTKIQLEAKVKEITERAEEEEEINAELTAKKRKLEDECSELKKDIDDLELTLAKVEKEKHATENKVKNLTEEMAALDETIVKLTKEKKALQEAHQQTLDDLQAEEDKVNTLTKAKIKLEQQVDDLEGSLEQEKKLRMDLERAKRKLEGDLKLAQDSIMDLENDKQQLDEKLKKKDFEISQIQSKIEDEQALGMQFQKKIKELQARIEELEEEIEAERTSRAKAEKHRADLSRELEEISERLEEAGGATSAQIEMNKKREAEFQKMRRDLEEATLQHEATAAALRKKHADSTAELGEQIDNLQRVKQKLEKEKSELKMEVDDLASNMESVSKAKANLEKMCRTLEDQLSELKTKEEEHQRMINDLNAQRARLQTEAGEYSRQVEEKDALISQLSRGKQAFTQQIEELKRHLEEEIKAKNALAHALQSARHDCDLLREQYEEEQEAKGELQRALSKANSEVAQWRTKYETDAIQRTEELEEAKKKLAQRLQEAEEHVEAVNAKCASLEKTKQRLQNEVEDLMIDVERSNAACAALDKKQRNFDKILAEWKQKYEETQAELEASQKESRSLSTELFKMKNAYEESLDHLETLKRENKNLQQEISDLTEQIAEGGKAIHELEKVKKQIEQEKSELQASLEEAEASLEHEEGKILRLQLELNQVKAEIDRKIAEKDEEIDQMKRNHLRIVESLQSSLDAEIRSRNEALRLKKKMEGDLNEMEIQLSHANRVAAEAQKNLRNTQAVLKDTQIHLDDALRTQEDLKEQVAMVERRANLLQAEIEELRAALEQTERSRKLAEQELLDATERVQLLHTQNTSLINTKKKLETDIAQIQGEMEDTIQEARNAEEKAKKAITDAAMMAEELKKEQDTSAHLERMKKNLDQTVKDLQHRLDEAEQLALKGGRKQIQKLEARVRELEGEVDAEQKRSAEAVKGVRKYERRVKELTYQSEEDRKNILRLQDLVDKLQMKVKSYKRQSEEAEELSNVNLSKFRKIQHELEEAEERADIAESQVNKLRAKSREFHRRIEEEE from the exons ATGGCCTCTGGAGATGCCGAGATGGCTGTTTTTGGGGAGGCAGCTCCCTACCTCCGCAAGTCAGAGAAGGAGAGAATTGAGGCCCAGAACAAGCCCTTTGATGCCAAAACGTCTGTCTTCGTGGCTCATCCTAAAGAGTCCTTTGTGAAAGGGACAATCCAGAGCAAAGAATCAGGGAAGGTCACCGTCAAGACTGAAAAAGGAGAG ACCCTGACTGTGAAGGAAGATCAGGTCTTCTCCATGAACCCTCCCAAGTATGACAAGATCGAGGACATGGCCATGATGACCCACCTGCACgaacctgctgtgctgtacAACCTCAAAGAGCGTTATGCAGCCTGGATGATCTAC ACCTATTCGGGTCTCTTCTGTGTCACTGTCAACCCCTACAAGTGGCTGCCGGTGTACAACCCGGAGGTGGTGTTGGCCTACCGAGGCAAGAAGCGCCAGGAGGCTCCTCCACACATCTTCTCCATCTCTGACAACGCCTATCAGTTCATGCTGACTG ATCGGGAGAACCAGTCCATCCTCATCAC tggagaATCCGGTGCAGGGAAGACTGTGAACACCAAGAGAGTCATCCAGTACTTTGCAACAATTGCAGCCAGTGGGGacaagaagaaggaggagcagcagccaacaGGCAAGATGCAG GGCACGCTTGAGGATCAAATCATCAGCGCCAACCCACTGCTGGAGGCCTTTGGAAACGCCAAGACCGTGAGGAACGACAACTCCTCACGCTTT GGCAAATTCATCAGAATCCACTTTGGAGCTACAGGCAAACTGGCTTCTGCTGACATTGAAACTT ATCTGTTGGAGAAGTCCAGAGTCACTTTCCAGCTCAAAGCAGAACGAAGCTACCACATATTCTACCAGATCATGTCCAACAAGAAGCCAGAGCTAATTG ACATGCTCCTCATTACCACCAACCCTTATGATTTCCAGTTCGTGAGCCAAGGTGAAATCACTGTTCCCAGCATTGATGACCAGGAGGAGCTGATGGCTACAGAT AGTGCCATTGACATCCTGGGCTTCAGTGCAGATGAAAAGGTGGCCATCTACAAGCTGACAGGGGCTGTCATGCACTATGGGAACCTGAAGTTCAAGCAGAAACAAcgagaggagcaggcagagcctgatGGCACAGAAG tggctgacaaggcTGCCTACCTGATGGGCCTgaactcagctgagctgctcaaggccctctGCTATCCCCGAGTCAAGGTCGGGAATGAATATGTGACCAAAGGTCAAAATGTGACACAG GTGAACAATGCAGTTGGTGCCCTGGCCAAAGCTGTCTATGAGAAGATGTTCCTGTGGATGGTTGTTCGCATCAACCAGCAGCTGGACACCAAGCAGCCCAGGCAGTACTTCATTGGTGTGCTGGACATTGCTGGCTTCGAGATCTTTGAT TTCAACAGCtttgagcagctctgcatcaacTTCACCAATGAGAAACTGCAACAGTTTTTCAACCACCACATGTtcgtgctggagcaggaggagtaCAAGAAGGAAGGGATTGAGTGGACATTCATTGACTTTGGGATGGACCTGGCTGCCTGCATTGAGCTCATTGAGAAG CCCATGGGCATCTTCTCCATCCTGGAAGAGGAGTGCATGTTCCCCAAGGCAACTGACACCTCTTTCAAGAACAAGCTCTATGACCAGCATCTGGGCAAGTCCAGCAATTTCCAGAAGCCCAAACCTGCCAAAGGCAAGGCTGAGGCTCACTTCTCCCTGGTGCACTACGCTGGCACTGTGGACTACAATATCACTGGCTGGCTGGAGAAGAACAAGGACCCCCTGAATGAAACTGTCATTGGGTTGTACCAGAAATCCTCTGTGAAGACACTGGCCTTGCTCTTTGCCAACTACGGTGGAGCAGATGCAG atgctggtggtggtgggaaaAAGGGTGCTAAGAAGAAGGGTTCCTCTTTCCAGACTGTCTCAGCTCTTTTCCGG GAGAATCTCAACAAGCTGATGACCAACCTGCGGAGCACTCACCCCCACTTTGTCCGTTGCATCAtcccaaatgaaacaaaaacacCTG GTGCCATGGAGCATGAGCTGGTTCTGCACCAGCTGCGCTGTAACGGCGTGCTGGAAGGGATCCGAATCTGCAGAAAGGGATTCCCCAGCAGAGTCCTCTATGCTGACTTCAAACAGAG GTACAAGGTGCTTAATGCCAGTGCCATCCCAGAGGGACAGTTCATTGACAGCAAGAAGGCTTCTGAGAAGCTTCTTGGGTCAATCGATGTGGACCATACCCAGTACAAATTTGGCCACACCAAG GTGTTCTTcaaagctgggctgctgggactCCTGGAGGAGATGAGGGATGAGAAGCTGGCACAGCTCATCACCCGCACACAGGCCATGTGCAGAGGCTTCCTGGCAAGAGTGGCATACCAGAAAATGGTGGAGAGAAG GGAGTCCATCTTCTGCATCCAGTACAACATCCGTGCATTCATGAATGTCAAGCACTGGCCCTGGATGAAGCTGTTCTTCAAGATCAAGCCCTTGCTGAAGAGTGCAGAATCTGAGAAGGAGATGGCCAACATGAAGCAAGAGTTTGAGAAAACCAAGGAGGAGCTTGCAAAGTCTGAAGCCAAGAGAAAAGAGCTGGAGGAGAAAATGGTGGCCCTGGTGAAGGAGAAAAATGATCTGCAGCTGCAAGTGCAGGCT GAAGCAGACAGCTTGGCCGACGCTGAGGAGAGATGTGACCAGCTCATCAAAACCAAAATCCAGCTGGAGGCCAAAGTAAAAGAAATTACTGAaagggctgaggaggaagaagaaattaatGCTGAGCTGACAGCCAAGAAGAGAAAACTGGAGGATGAATGCTCAGAGCTGAAGAAAGATATTGATGACCTTGAGCTAACACTGGCCAAggtggagaaggaaaagcatGCCACTGAGAACAAG GTGAAAAACCTCACAGAGGAGATGGCAGCTCTGGATGAAACCATTGTGAAGCtgacaaaagagaagaaagctctCCAAGAGGCTCATCAGCAGACACTGGAtgacctgcaggcagaggaggacaaaGTCAACACTCTGACCAAAGCTAAAATCAAACTGGAGCAGCAAGTGGATGAT CTGGAAGGGTCCCTGGAGCAAGAGAAGAAACTGCGCATGGACCTGGAGAGAGCCAAGAGGAAACTGGAAGGAGACCTGAAGCTGGCTCAAGACAGCATCATGGATCTGGAAAATGATAAGCAgcagctggatgagaagctgaagaa GAAAGACTTTGAGATCAGCCAGATCCAGAGCAAAATCGAGgatgagcaagccctgggcatGCAATTCCAGAAGAAGatcaaggagctgcag GCTCGCATTGAGGAACTGGAGGAAGAAATTGAGGCCGAGCGAACGTCTCGGGCAAAAGCAGAGAAGCATCGAGCTGACCTCTCACgggagctggaggagatcaGTGAGCGCCTGGAAGAGGCAGGGGGAGCTACATCAGCTCAGATTGAGATGAACAAGAAGCGAGAGGCAGAGTTCCAGAAGATGCGTCGTGACCTGGAAGAGGCCACGCTGCAGCACGAGGCCACGGCTGCCGCCCTGCGCAAGAAGCACGCggacagcactgctgagcttgGGGAGCAGATCGACAACCTGCAGAGAGTGaagcagaagctggagaaggagaagagtgaGCTCAAGATGGAGGTTGATGACCTGGCCAGTAACATGGAGTCCGTCTCCAAAGCCAAG GCAAACCTGGAGAAGATGTGCCGCACCCTGGAGGATCAGCTGAGCGAGTTGAAGACTAAAGAGGAGGAGCATCAGCGCATGATCAATGACCTCAATGCTCAAAGAGCTCGGCTGCAGACTGAAGCAG GTGAATATTCACGCCAGGTGGAAGAAAAGGATGCTTTGATATCACAGCTGTCCAGAGGCAAACAGGCATTTACTCAACAGATTGAGGAACTAAAGAGACAtttggaagaagaaataaag GCCAAGAATGCCCTGGCCCACGCCTTGCAGTCTGCTCGCCACGACTGTGACCTGCTGCGGGAGCAGtatgaggaggagcaggaagccaagggggagctgcagagggccctGTCCAAGGCCAACAGCGAAGTGGCCCAGTGGAGAACCAAATACGAGACGGACGCCATTCAGCGCacggaggagctggaggaggccaA GAAGAAGCTGGCACAGcgcctgcaggaggcagaggaacaTGTTGAAGCTGTCAATGCCAAATGTGCCTCCCTGGAAAAGacaaagcagaggctgcagaatgaAGTGGAGGACCTGATGATTGACGTGGAGAGATCaaatgctgcctgtgcagctctggacaAGAAGCAGAGGAACTTTGACAAG ATCCTGGCAGAATGGAAGCAGAAGTATGAGGAAACgcaggctgagctggaagcCTCCCAGAAGGAGTCTCGCTCTCTCAGCACGGAGCTCTTCAAGATGAAGAATGCCTATGAGGAGTCCTTGGACCACCTGGAAACGCTCAAGCGGGAGAACAAGAACCTGCAGC AGGAGATTTCTGACCTGACAGAGCAGATTgcagagggaggaaaggcaaTTCATGAGCTGGAGAAGGTCAAGAAGCAGATTGAGCAGGAGAAATCTGAGCTCCAAGCCTCCTTGGAAGAAGCTGAG gcctcCCTGGAACATGAAGAGGGGAAGATCCTGCGCCTCCAGCTTGAGCTCAACCAGGTGAAGGCTGAGATTGACAGGAAGATAGCAGAGAAAGATGAGGAGATTGACCAGATGAAGAGGAACCACCTCAGGATTGTGGAGTccttgcagagcagcctggatgCTGAGATCAGGAGCAGGAATGAAGCCCTGCGCCTGAAGAAGAAGATGGAAGGAGACCTGAATGAGATGGAGATCCAGCTGAGCCATGCCAACCGTGtggctgcagaggcacagaagAACCTGAGGAACAcacaggctgtgctcaag GATACCCAGATACACTTGGATGATGCTCTCAGGACTCAGGAGGACCTGAAGGAGCAGGTGGCCATGGTGGAGCGCAGAGCaaacctgctgcaggctgagattgaggagctcagggcagccctggagcaAACAGAGCGCTCGAGGAAACTGGCTGAGCAGGAGCTCCTGGATGCCACAGAACGTGTGCAGCTGCTCCACACCCAG AACACCAGCTTGATCAACACCAAGAAGAAGCTGGAGACAGACATTGCCCAAATCCAGGGTGAAATGGAGGATACGATCCAGGAAGCTCGCAATGCTGAAGAGAaggccaagaaggccatcaCTGAC GCAGCCATGATGGCAGAAGAGCTGAAGAAAGAGCAGGACACCAGTGCCCACCTGGAGAGGATGAAGAAGAACCTGGACCAGACAGTGAAGGACCTGCAGCACcgtctggatgaggctgagcagctggccctgaagggaggcaggaAGCAGATCCAGAAGCTGGAGGCCAGG GTGCGGGAGCTGGAAGGGGAGGTGGATGCTGAGCAGAAGCGCAGCGCTGAAGCCGTGAAGGGTGTGCGCAAGTACGAGCGGAGGGTGAAGGAGCTGACCTACCAG tctGAGGAAGACAGGAAGAATATTCTGAGGCTGCAGGATCTGGTGGACAAGCTGCAAATGAAGGTGAAGTCCTACAAGAGACAATCTGAAGAGGCT gaggagctctccaACGTCAACCTCTCCAAGTTCCGCAAGATCCAGCACGAGCTGGAGGAGGCCGAGGAGCGAGCTGACATTGCGGAGTCGCAGGTCAACAAGCTGCGGGCCAAGAGCCGCGAGTTCCACAGGAGGATAGAAGAGGAAGAGTGA